One Mangifera indica cultivar Alphonso chromosome 4, CATAS_Mindica_2.1, whole genome shotgun sequence genomic region harbors:
- the LOC123212826 gene encoding 65-kDa microtubule-associated protein 6-like, with protein MLAIGSPCSLRTTSSCNALLRELQQIWSDIGESEAEKDRMLMELERECLEVYRRKVEEAANAKARLHQTVAAKEAELATLMASLGEIHIHSPTEKRSASLKEKLASVAPLVDNLRVKKEERMKQFSDIKAQITKISGEISGYDHLNNSLINLSLEEEDLSMRRLVDYQTHLRTLQKEKSDRLNKVLEYVNEVHSLCGVLGLDFGQTVSDVHPSLHGTGMGHSTNISNSTLEGLEQAIVKLKAERKFRIQKLKNILESLFDLWNLMDSPKEEKSSFSKITCVLTLSEPEVTEPGVLSTEIIEEASEEVDRLTKLKATRLKELVMKKRSELEEICKMTHIEPDTSTAAEKSSALIDSGLVDPSELLGNIESQISKVKDEALSRKDIMDRIDRWLSACEEEKWLEEYNQDYNRYNAGRGAHINLKRAERARVTVTKIPAMVDNLINRTLAWEEEKNTYFLYDGVRLVSILDDYKLARQQREEEKRRCRDQKKLQDLLMTEKEAIYGSKPSPRKTSSFRKPNGYRANGNGTMTPTPRRNSIGSGASELLTSRSYSGRQNGHFKEMRRLSTAPLNFVAISKEDTMSTYTSVCGSELGSPPHG; from the exons ATGTTAGCGATTGGGAGTCCTTGCAGTCTCCGTACCACCTCTAGTTGTAATGCTTTACTCAGAGAGCTTCAG CAAATATGGAGTGACATCGGCGAGAGTGAAGCGGAAAAAGACCGCATGCTGATGGAGTTGGAGAGGGAGTGCTTAGAAGTTTACAGGAGAAAAGTCGAGGAAGCTGCCAATGCAAAGGCCCGTCTTCATCAGACTGTTGCAGCGAAGGAAGCTGAGCTGGCAACACTCATGGCTTCTCTTGGGGAAATTCATATTCACTCACCG ACGGAGAAAAGATCAGcatcattaaaagaaaaacttgcCTCTGTTGCACCTCTGGTGGATAATCTTAGAGTAAAGAAAGAAGAACGTATGAAGCAATTCTCTGACATAAAGGCACAAATCACAAAGATTAGTGGGGAGATTTCTGGGTATGACCATCTGAACAATTCTCTAATCAATTTATCTCTGGAAGAAGAAGACTTGTCTATGAGAAGGCTCGTTGACTACCAAACACATCTTCGCACCCTTCAAAAGGAAAAG TCTGACCGCCTGAATAAGGTTTTGGAATATGTGAATGAGGTGCATTCTCTTTGTGGTGTGCTTGGGTTGGATTTTGGCCAGACAGTGAGTGATGTGCATCCGAGCTTGCATGGTACCGGCATGGGGCATTCAACAAATATAAGCAATAGCACATTAGAAGGCTTAGAGCAGGCCATTGTTAAATTAAAAGCCGAAAGAAAGTTCCGAATACAGAAG CTGAAAAATATATTGGAGTCACTCTTTGATCTTTGGAACTTGATGGACTCgccaaaagaagagaagagcaGCTTTTCAAAGATTACTTGTGTTCTTACATTATCAGAGCCTGAAGTTACAGAACCGGGTGTTCTATCTACTGAGATAATTGAAGAG GCATCAGAAGAAGTGGATAGGCTTACTAAACTTAAGGCGACTCGACTGAAAGAACTTGTTATGAAAAAGAGGTCAGAATTGGAGGAAATATGCAAAATGACTCACATTGAACCTGATACAAGCACAGCTGCTGAAAAATCCAGTGCTTTGATAGATTCTG GTCTAGTGGATCCTTCTGAACTTCTGGGCAATATTGAGTCACAGATTAGCAAAGTTAAAGATGAAGCACTAAGCCGAAAAGATATTATGGATAGGATAGACCGATGGCTTTCAGCATGTGAAGAGGAAAAATGGCTGGAAGAATATAATCAA GATTATAACAGATATAATGCCGGCAGAGGTGCACACATTAATCTGAAACGTGCAGAGCGAGCTCGAGTAACTGTGACCAAAATTCCAG CAATGGTTGACAATCTGATAAACAGAACACTAGCGTGGGAAGAGGAGAAAAATACGTACTTTCTTTATGATGGA GTCAGGTTGGTGTCAATACTTGATGATTACAAGCTGGCCAGACAACAGagggaagaagagaagagaagatgcAGG GACCAAAAGAAGCTCCAGGATCTCCTCATGACAGAGAAGGAAGCTATATATGGGTCAAAGCCTAGTCCTAGAAAAACTAGCAGCTTTAGGAAGCCAAATGGATATCGTGCAAATGGAAATGGAACGATGACTCCCACCCCCCGTCGGAACTCTATTGGCAGTGGAGCTTCTGAGCTCCTCACTTCTCGATCCTACTCGGGGCGTCAAAATGGACATTTCAAGGAAATGCGAAGGCTCTCAACTGCTCCACTGAACTTTGTGGCCATATCAAAAGAAGATACAATGTCAACATACACATCTGTTTGTGGCTCTGAGCTAGGGTCTCCTCCACATGGTTGA